The Arcobacter porcinus sequence ATGAAGAGCTTGTCCCCATTTTCCAGCACCTATTACAGCAATTTGCCCTTTTCTCAAGATAATCTCTCTTTTAAAAGTTCACTAACTTTATTTGGGTTTGCACTTCCTTTACTTGCTTTCATTGTTTGACCTACAAAAAATGCAAACATTTTCTCTTTTCCAGATTTGTATTCTGCTACTTTATCTTCATTTGCACTAAGAATTTCATCAATTATTTTTAATAAGGCACCATCATCACTTACTTGTTTTAATCCAAGTTTATCAATTGTACTATCAACATCTGAGCTATTATTTAAGATTAAATCATCTAAAACTTCTTTAGCCGCTTTTCCTGATATTGTGTTATCTTCTATTCTTTGAACTAGTTTTGCTAAAGTTTTAGAAGAAACTGGAGATTGCTCAATCGTAACACCCTCTTTTAATCTTCCTTGAAGTTCAACTGTTAGCCAAGTTGTAGCATTTTTTGCACTTATTCCTTCACTCATCATTTCATCAAAATAGTTTGCCATTTCTAATGAAGCTGTAATAACTGATGCATCGTACTCTTTAAGAGCATACTCTTTTACAAATCTCTCTTTTTTCTCATCTGGAAGCTCTGGAATTTTTGAATATTTTTCAATCATTTCATCACTAATAATTAAAGGAAGAAGATCTGGATCTGGGAAATATCTATAATCAGCTGCATCTTCTTTTCCTCTCATAGATCTAGTTTCTCCGCTTGTAGTATCAAAAAGTCTTGTTTCTTGAACAATTGTATCTTCATAAACTCCATCTTCCCAAGCTTCAATCTGTCTATTTACTTCATAGGCAATAGCTTTTTCAATAAATCTAAAAGAGTTCATATTTTTTATTTCACATCTTGTATAAAACTTTGTATCACCTTTTGGTCTAATTGATACATTCACATCACATCTAAAGCTACCTTCTTGCATATTTGCATCACTAATTCCAATATATCTTACAATTGAGTGAAGTTTTTTAAGATATAAAATAGCCTCTTCAGCACTTCTCATATCAGGTTCACTAACAATCTCAAGCAATGGAGTACCTGCTCTATTTAAATCAACTAAAGAGTAGTTATTTGAGTGAATATTTTTCCCAGCATCATTTTCTAAGTGAGCTCTTGTAACACCAATAGTTTTACTAGAACCATCTGCAAAATCAATAGTTAATTCACCAAGACCAACAACAGGAACACTTAGTTGTGATATTTGGTAACCAGTTGGTAAATCTGGATAAAAATAGTTTTTTCTATCAAATATTGAGTGTTTATTTATTTTTGATTTTAGTGCAGTTCCAAGCATAATTGCTTTTGATACAGCTTCTTTATTTAAAACTGGTAAACCACCTGGAAGAGCTAAACATGTTGGACAAGTATTACTATTTGCTTCTTCTCCAAAACTAGTTGCACAAGAGCAAAATAGTTTGCTATTTGTATTTAATTGAACGTGAACTTCTAAACCTATTACTGTTTCAAACATTTTTGACATATTTTTATCCTTATCTTATTACTTTTATATCTGCTTTTAATTTCTGTTTTTCAAATTGATTTTCCAAAAAAACTCT is a genomic window containing:
- the gatB gene encoding Asp-tRNA(Asn)/Glu-tRNA(Gln) amidotransferase subunit GatB, which produces MFETVIGLEVHVQLNTNSKLFCSCATSFGEEANSNTCPTCLALPGGLPVLNKEAVSKAIMLGTALKSKINKHSIFDRKNYFYPDLPTGYQISQLSVPVVGLGELTIDFADGSSKTIGVTRAHLENDAGKNIHSNNYSLVDLNRAGTPLLEIVSEPDMRSAEEAILYLKKLHSIVRYIGISDANMQEGSFRCDVNVSIRPKGDTKFYTRCEIKNMNSFRFIEKAIAYEVNRQIEAWEDGVYEDTIVQETRLFDTTSGETRSMRGKEDAADYRYFPDPDLLPLIISDEMIEKYSKIPELPDEKKERFVKEYALKEYDASVITASLEMANYFDEMMSEGISAKNATTWLTVELQGRLKEGVTIEQSPVSSKTLAKLVQRIEDNTISGKAAKEVLDDLILNNSSDVDSTIDKLGLKQVSDDGALLKIIDEILSANEDKVAEYKSGKEKMFAFFVGQTMKASKGSANPNKVSELLKERLS